The following are encoded together in the Gemmatimonadaceae bacterium genome:
- the rpsD gene encoding 30S ribosomal protein S4: MRYTGPSCRQCRREGTKLFLKGTKCFTEKCPVERRPYAPGQHGQATARRRKASEYAKQLREKQKVKRIYGVSERQFRNTFERVTKLPGVTGHNLLAALESRLDNMVYRMGFAASRKAARQLIRHRHIHVNGKQVDIPSYLVRPGEEVAVRGKSREQVSVISALDYSSRGAPLSWIAVDKDTFSGRMLERPGRGDIPIAAQEQLIVELYSK, translated from the coding sequence ATGCGCTACACCGGACCCAGCTGCCGCCAGTGCCGTCGCGAAGGAACCAAGTTGTTCTTGAAGGGCACCAAGTGCTTCACTGAGAAGTGCCCCGTCGAACGCCGTCCGTATGCGCCGGGCCAGCACGGACAGGCCACCGCTCGCCGCCGCAAGGCGTCGGAATACGCCAAGCAGCTGCGCGAGAAGCAGAAGGTGAAGCGCATCTACGGCGTCAGCGAGCGCCAGTTCCGCAACACGTTCGAGCGCGTCACCAAGCTGCCGGGCGTCACGGGACACAACCTCCTCGCCGCGCTCGAGAGCCGCTTGGACAACATGGTCTACCGCATGGGGTTCGCGGCCAGCCGGAAAGCGGCGCGCCAGTTGATCCGCCACCGGCACATCCATGTGAACGGCAAGCAGGTCGACATCCCGAGCTACCTGGTGCGGCCGGGCGAAGAAGTGGCAGTGCGCGGCAAGTCGCGCGAGCAGGTGTCGGTGATCTCCGCGCTCGATTACTCCTCGCGCGGCGCGCCGCTGTCCTGGATCGCGGTCGACAAGGACACATTCAGCGGGCGCATGCTCGAGCGCCCGGGCCGCGGCGACATTCCGATCGCGGCGCAGGAGCAGTTGATCGTCGAGCTGTACTCGAAGTAG
- the rpsK gene encoding 30S ribosomal protein S11: MATAKTGTSKKSKRVVEAEGIAHVNATFNNTIVTITDMHGNAVAWASSGKANFKGSKKSTPFAATVAAEMCAKEALGMGVKRVHVRVQGPGSGRESAIQALAAAGLQIRSIKDVTPIPHNGCRPPKRRRV, encoded by the coding sequence ATGGCCACAGCGAAAACCGGAACGAGCAAGAAGAGCAAGCGCGTCGTGGAAGCGGAAGGCATCGCGCACGTGAACGCGACCTTCAACAACACGATCGTCACGATCACCGACATGCACGGCAATGCGGTGGCCTGGGCGTCGTCGGGGAAGGCGAACTTCAAGGGCTCCAAGAAGTCGACGCCGTTTGCCGCGACCGTGGCCGCCGAGATGTGCGCCAAGGAAGCGTTAGGCATGGGGGTCAAGCGCGTGCACGTGCGCGTGCAGGGGCCGGGCTCCGGCCGCGAATCCGCCATCCAGGCGCTCGCCGCCGCCGGCCTGCAGATCCGCTCCATCAAGGATGTGACGCCGATTCCGCACAACGGCTGCCGTCCGCCCAAGCGCCGGAGGGTCTGA
- the rpsM gene encoding 30S ribosomal protein S13 has translation MARIAGVDLPREKKVEIGLTYIFGIGRAVARRIVAETGVNADLRIKDLSDTDVNRLRQVIERDYRVEGALRTEVAMNIKRLMDIGSYRGIRHRRGLPVRGQRTHTNARTKKGPRRAIAGKKKVTK, from the coding sequence ATGGCACGAATTGCCGGCGTGGACCTGCCACGCGAGAAGAAGGTCGAGATCGGCCTTACATACATTTTCGGCATCGGCCGCGCGGTGGCGCGGAGGATCGTGGCGGAGACGGGCGTGAACGCCGATCTCCGCATCAAGGATCTGAGCGACACGGACGTGAACCGGCTGCGCCAGGTGATCGAGCGCGACTATCGCGTCGAGGGCGCGCTGCGCACCGAAGTGGCGATGAACATCAAGCGCTTGATGGACATCGGCTCGTATCGGGGCATTCGGCATCGCCGCGGGCTGCCGGTGCGGGGACAGCGCACGCACACGAATGCGCGCACGAAGAAGGGGCCGCGCCGCGCGATCGCCGGCAAGAAGAAAGTCACCAAGTAA